From the Roseateles sp. XES5 genome, one window contains:
- a CDS encoding cell division protein ZapA codes for MAQVTVQIDGKAYRMACEEGQEAHLEELAAGFDRYVGHLKSQFGEIGDLRLTVMAGIMVMDELNDVTQRLGKLEKEAEALRQGREGVMGEVSRNEEAIAQALGELTSQIQGMAAKLNGKPQVN; via the coding sequence ATGGCCCAGGTAACGGTACAGATCGACGGCAAGGCCTATCGCATGGCCTGCGAGGAAGGCCAGGAGGCGCATCTCGAAGAGCTTGCCGCCGGCTTCGATCGCTATGTCGGGCATCTGAAGAGCCAGTTCGGCGAGATCGGCGACCTGCGTCTTACCGTCATGGCCGGCATCATGGTGATGGACGAACTGAACGACGTCACCCAACGCCTTGGCAAGCTGGAAAAGGAAGCCGAGGCGCTGCGACAGGGCCGCGAAGGCGTGATGGGCGAGGTCTCCCGCAACGAGGAGGCCATCGCGCAGGCGCTTGGCGAACTCACCAGCCAGATCCAGGGCATGGCCGCCAAACTCAACGGCAAGCCGCAGGTCAACTGA
- a CDS encoding 5-formyltetrahydrofolate cyclo-ligase: MTPKEQKAAIRNERLALRDAMAPAARIEGSLAMVEQAGDRIAFDPGAVISGFWPIRSEADIRPLLAHLRTRGARLCLPVVLDRETIVFRELVVGAPIVKTGFGTTGPGPEAAVLDPDILLVPLSAFDRSGHRIGYGAGHYDRAIDRLKAKGRTPALIGIAFDCQEVASVPAEPHDVPLDGILTESGLRMFQRVS; the protein is encoded by the coding sequence GTGACACCGAAGGAACAGAAGGCGGCGATCCGCAACGAGCGGCTGGCATTGCGCGATGCGATGGCGCCGGCGGCCCGCATCGAGGGCAGTCTCGCGATGGTCGAGCAGGCCGGCGACCGCATCGCCTTCGATCCCGGCGCGGTGATTTCCGGCTTCTGGCCCATCCGCTCGGAAGCGGATATCCGCCCGCTGCTGGCCCATCTGCGCACGCGCGGCGCGCGGCTCTGCCTGCCGGTGGTGCTCGATCGCGAAACCATCGTCTTTCGCGAACTGGTCGTCGGAGCGCCGATCGTCAAGACCGGTTTCGGCACGACCGGGCCGGGACCGGAGGCCGCCGTGCTCGATCCGGATATCCTTCTGGTGCCGCTTTCGGCCTTCGACCGGAGCGGCCACCGTATCGGCTACGGTGCCGGCCACTACGACCGGGCGATCGACCGCCTCAAGGCGAAAGGTCGCACGCCGGCGCTCATCGGCATTGCCTTCGACTGCCAGGAAGTGGCATCAGTACCGGCCGAGCCGCATGACGTGCCCCTCGACGGCATTCTCACCGAAAGCGGCCTCCGCATGTTCCAACGGGTTTCATAA
- the tkt gene encoding transketolase, translating into MISREKHDRMANAIRFLSMDAVEKANSGHPGLPMGAADIATVLFTRFLSFDPKTPSWPNRDRFVLSAGHGSMLLYSLLYLTGYEDITIDEIKNFRQLGAKTAGHPEYGHAAGIETTTGPLGQGIANAVGMALAERKLRDEFGSDLMEHFTYVIAGDGCLMEGISQEAISLAGHLKLNKLIVFWDDNNISIDGPISIADSTDQHARFRASQWHTIAVDGHDPDAIAAAIEEAQKSDKPTMIACKTTIGFGAPNKAGTHKVHGSPLGAEEIAATRKALNWESEAFVVPSDVLDAWRLAGLRATKAHKEWEARLEKTDAEKKAQFVRRFAGDLEGSLDSAIAAYKKKLAETKPNPATRKASEDALEVINGVLPETMGGSADLTGSNNTKTSQTKSITPTDFSGRYIHYGVREHGMAAAMNGMALHGGLIPYSGGFLIFSDYCRPSIRLAALMGIRVIHVLTHDSIGLGEDGPTHQPVEHMAALRAIPNLLVFRPADATETAECWQLALESHNRPSAIALTRQNLMPVRLEYEEENLCARGAYDLVSASDAKVTIFATGSEVEIAVKAQQALSAKGISTRVVSVPCFELFAEQPEAYQQAVIGNSPVKIAIEAGIRQGWDHFIGSDGIFVGMSSFGASGPYKELYKHFGITPEAVIAAAEAKLG; encoded by the coding sequence ATGATCTCTCGCGAAAAACACGACCGGATGGCGAATGCAATTCGCTTCCTTTCCATGGATGCCGTGGAAAAGGCGAATTCCGGCCACCCCGGCCTGCCGATGGGCGCAGCAGACATTGCAACGGTTCTTTTCACCCGCTTCCTGTCCTTCGATCCGAAGACCCCGTCCTGGCCGAACCGCGACCGCTTCGTGCTGTCGGCCGGCCACGGCTCGATGCTGCTCTACTCGCTGCTCTATCTGACGGGCTACGAAGACATCACGATCGACGAGATCAAGAACTTCCGCCAGCTCGGCGCCAAGACCGCCGGCCATCCGGAATACGGCCACGCGGCCGGCATCGAGACGACCACGGGTCCGCTCGGCCAGGGCATCGCAAATGCCGTCGGCATGGCGCTTGCCGAACGCAAGCTGCGCGACGAATTCGGCTCCGACCTGATGGAGCACTTCACCTATGTCATCGCCGGTGACGGCTGCCTCATGGAAGGCATCAGCCAGGAAGCGATCTCGCTTGCCGGCCACCTGAAGCTCAACAAGCTGATCGTCTTCTGGGACGACAACAACATCTCGATCGACGGCCCGATCTCCATTGCCGACTCGACCGATCAGCACGCCCGCTTCCGCGCCAGCCAGTGGCACACGATCGCCGTCGACGGTCACGATCCGGACGCCATCGCCGCCGCCATCGAGGAAGCGCAGAAGTCCGACAAGCCGACCATGATCGCCTGCAAGACGACCATCGGCTTCGGCGCGCCGAACAAGGCCGGTACGCACAAGGTTCACGGTTCGCCGCTCGGCGCGGAAGAAATCGCCGCCACCCGCAAGGCGCTGAACTGGGAGTCGGAAGCCTTCGTCGTTCCCTCCGACGTGCTCGACGCCTGGCGTCTCGCCGGCCTGCGCGCCACCAAGGCGCACAAGGAATGGGAAGCCCGCCTCGAAAAGACGGATGCCGAGAAGAAGGCCCAGTTCGTGCGCCGCTTTGCCGGCGACCTCGAGGGCAGCCTCGATTCCGCCATCGCCGCCTACAAGAAGAAGCTCGCCGAGACCAAGCCGAATCCGGCCACCCGCAAGGCTTCGGAAGACGCGCTCGAGGTCATCAACGGCGTGCTGCCGGAAACCATGGGCGGCTCGGCCGACCTCACCGGTTCCAACAACACCAAGACCAGCCAGACCAAGTCGATCACCCCGACCGACTTCTCCGGCCGCTACATCCACTACGGCGTGCGCGAACACGGCATGGCAGCCGCGATGAACGGCATGGCGCTGCACGGCGGCCTCATCCCCTATTCCGGCGGCTTCCTGATCTTCTCGGACTATTGCCGTCCGTCGATCCGCCTTGCCGCCCTCATGGGCATCCGCGTCATCCACGTCCTGACGCACGATTCCATCGGCCTCGGCGAAGACGGTCCGACGCACCAGCCGGTCGAGCACATGGCCGCGCTGCGCGCCATCCCGAACCTCCTGGTCTTCCGCCCGGCCGACGCCACGGAAACGGCCGAATGCTGGCAGCTGGCGCTCGAAAGCCATAATCGCCCGTCCGCCATCGCGCTGACGCGCCAGAACCTGATGCCCGTGCGCCTGGAATACGAGGAAGAAAACCTCTGCGCCCGCGGCGCCTATGACCTCGTGTCGGCCAGCGACGCCAAGGTGACGATCTTCGCCACCGGCTCGGAAGTCGAGATCGCCGTGAAGGCCCAGCAGGCTCTGTCGGCCAAGGGCATTTCCACCCGCGTCGTCTCGGTTCCCTGCTTCGAGCTCTTCGCCGAGCAGCCGGAAGCCTACCAGCAGGCCGTCATCGGCAACTCGCCGGTCAAGATCGCCATCGAGGCCGGTATCCGTCAGGGCTGGGATCACTTCATCGGTTCGGACGGCATCTTCGTCGGCATGTCCTCCTTCGGCGCCTCCGGCCCCTACAAGGAGCTCTACAAGCACTTCGGCATCACGCCGGAAGCCGTCATCGCCGCCGCGGAAGCCAAGCTCGGCTAA
- a CDS encoding DUF4164 domain-containing protein — MTNGETVRAAIEELRRALASLDNALDMRFDRERHHGEVEGEVRRVNADRSRLAQELDQSEFRANRLEEVNREVSRRLVTAMETIRAVLDR; from the coding sequence ATGACCAACGGGGAAACAGTCAGGGCAGCGATCGAGGAGCTTCGCAGAGCTCTCGCGAGCCTCGACAATGCGCTCGACATGCGCTTCGACCGCGAGCGCCATCATGGCGAGGTGGAAGGTGAGGTACGGCGTGTCAACGCCGACCGTTCGCGGCTCGCCCAGGAACTCGACCAGTCCGAATTCCGCGCCAACCGCCTGGAGGAGGTCAACCGCGAGGTCTCCCGCCGGCTGGTCACGGCGATGGAAACCATCCGGGCCGTGCTCGACCGCTAG
- the pgk gene encoding phosphoglycerate kinase gives MTFKTLDNLTYIAGKRVLVRVDLNVPVKDGKVTDATRIERVAPTIRELSGKGAKVILLAHFGRPKGEVVADMSLQQILPAVNAVLGTTVHFASDCIGEAAAAAIAAMANGDILLLENTRFHKGEEKNNPDFTAALAANGDIYVNDAFSAAHRAHSSTEGLAHLLPAYAGRTMQAELEALEKGLGNPARPVVAIVGGAKVSTKIDLLMNLVKKVDALVIGGGMANTFLAARGTNVGKSLCEHDLADTAKQIMIEAATATCAIVLPEDGVVAREFKANAENEVVDVNAIPADAMMLDVGPKTIEAVNAWISRASTLVWNGPLGAFEIAPFDTATVSAAKHAAAETKAGKLVSVAGGGDTVAALNHAGVADDFTYVSTAGGAFLEWMEGKPLPGVDILHQQK, from the coding sequence ATGACCTTCAAGACCCTCGACAACCTCACCTACATCGCCGGCAAGCGCGTGCTCGTCCGCGTCGATCTCAACGTGCCGGTCAAGGACGGCAAGGTCACCGATGCGACCCGCATCGAACGCGTCGCGCCCACCATCCGGGAACTCTCCGGCAAGGGCGCCAAGGTCATCCTGCTCGCCCATTTCGGCCGTCCGAAGGGTGAAGTCGTCGCCGACATGTCGCTGCAGCAGATCCTTCCGGCCGTGAACGCGGTTCTCGGCACCACGGTCCACTTCGCTTCCGACTGCATCGGCGAAGCGGCCGCCGCCGCCATCGCCGCCATGGCGAACGGCGATATCCTGCTTCTCGAAAACACCCGCTTCCACAAGGGCGAAGAGAAGAACAATCCCGACTTCACCGCTGCGCTCGCCGCCAACGGCGATATCTACGTCAACGACGCCTTCTCGGCCGCCCACCGCGCCCATTCCTCGACGGAAGGTCTTGCCCATCTGCTGCCTGCCTATGCCGGCCGCACCATGCAGGCCGAGCTGGAGGCGCTGGAAAAGGGCCTCGGCAACCCGGCACGCCCTGTCGTCGCCATCGTCGGCGGCGCGAAGGTCTCCACCAAGATCGATCTCCTGATGAACCTCGTGAAGAAGGTCGACGCGCTGGTCATCGGCGGCGGCATGGCGAATACCTTCCTCGCCGCCCGCGGCACCAATGTCGGCAAGTCGCTCTGCGAGCATGACCTTGCCGACACCGCCAAGCAGATCATGATCGAGGCCGCCACCGCCACCTGCGCCATCGTGCTGCCGGAAGACGGCGTCGTCGCCCGCGAGTTCAAGGCCAATGCCGAGAACGAAGTGGTCGACGTCAACGCCATTCCGGCCGACGCCATGATGCTCGATGTCGGCCCGAAGACGATCGAGGCGGTGAATGCCTGGATCTCGCGCGCATCCACGCTCGTCTGGAACGGCCCGCTTGGCGCCTTCGAGATCGCGCCCTTCGATACCGCGACGGTCTCCGCCGCAAAACACGCAGCAGCCGAAACCAAGGCCGGCAAGCTCGTCTCCGTCGCCGGTGGCGGCGATACCGTGGCCGCCCTCAACCATGCCGGCGTTGCCGACGATTTCACCTATGTCTCGACCGCCGGCGGCGCGTTCCTGGAATGGATGGAAGGCAAGCCGCTGCCGGGCGTCGACATCCTGCACCAGCAGAAATAA
- a CDS encoding MFS transporter has protein sequence MRKNLISVFALLMGTLFLFLGNGLHGLLLPMRGAFEGYATTMLGLLGTSWATGFVLGCLLAPTIVKRIGHVRAFSGFASLIAIIALLTGILVDPFWWIVLRAVTGFSIAGTSMIIESWLNERATNESRGLIFSLYIAITLVGTVGGQLTVALGDVTTPMLFMFAGILYCLAMLPTTLSTAASPQPLKQVKLDIPALYRTSPIACVGIVLIGIANGAFGTLGAVFGANAGLTSSTIAVMMSVAIFAGAVMQLPAGRMSDRVDRRLVLAVLSAVAAGAGLALFVFQPASVPVLLVLTALYGAMANALYPIAVSHANDFASPEDFVKVSGGLLLLYGVGTIIGPTLGGPIMSAIGPYALFMVTCWAHLLIAVYAIFRSRRRAAKPAEMRDAYTTINPGTLTTPESLQLSPRALPQAQAADEQQEEQTA, from the coding sequence ATGCGAAAAAACCTCATATCCGTCTTCGCACTTCTCATGGGCACCCTGTTCCTCTTCCTGGGGAACGGCCTGCATGGCCTGCTCCTGCCCATGCGCGGGGCCTTCGAGGGCTATGCGACGACCATGCTCGGCCTGCTCGGCACGTCCTGGGCGACGGGCTTCGTGCTCGGCTGCCTGCTGGCGCCGACCATCGTCAAGCGCATCGGCCATGTGCGCGCCTTCTCGGGCTTCGCCTCGCTGATCGCCATCATCGCGCTGCTGACGGGCATTCTGGTCGATCCCTTCTGGTGGATCGTGCTGCGCGCCGTCACGGGTTTCTCCATCGCCGGCACGTCGATGATCATCGAAAGCTGGCTGAACGAGCGCGCCACCAATGAAAGCCGTGGCCTGATCTTCTCGCTCTACATCGCCATCACCCTAGTCGGCACCGTCGGCGGCCAGTTGACCGTCGCGCTCGGCGACGTGACGACGCCGATGCTCTTCATGTTCGCCGGCATCCTCTACTGCCTCGCCATGCTGCCGACGACGCTTTCCACCGCCGCCTCGCCCCAGCCGCTGAAGCAGGTGAAGCTCGACATTCCCGCGCTCTACCGCACCTCGCCCATCGCCTGCGTCGGCATCGTGCTGATCGGCATCGCCAACGGCGCCTTCGGCACGCTCGGCGCCGTCTTCGGCGCCAATGCCGGCCTCACCTCCAGCACCATTGCCGTCATGATGAGCGTCGCGATCTTCGCCGGCGCCGTCATGCAGCTTCCCGCCGGCCGCATGTCCGACCGGGTCGACCGCCGCCTCGTACTGGCCGTGCTTTCCGCCGTCGCCGCGGGCGCCGGCCTTGCCCTCTTCGTCTTCCAGCCGGCTTCCGTGCCCGTCCTCTTGGTGCTGACCGCACTCTATGGCGCCATGGCGAACGCGCTCTACCCGATCGCCGTCTCGCATGCCAATGACTTTGCCAGCCCCGAGGATTTCGTGAAGGTCTCCGGCGGTCTGCTGCTGCTCTACGGCGTCGGCACGATCATCGGCCCGACATTGGGCGGTCCCATCATGTCGGCCATCGGCCCCTACGCGCTCTTCATGGTCACCTGCTGGGCGCATCTGCTGATCGCCGTCTATGCCATCTTCCGCAGCCGCCGCCGCGCCGCCAAGCCGGCCGAGATGCGCGATGCCTATACGACCATCAACCCCGGCACCCTCACCACGCCGGAAAGCCTTCAGCTTTCGCCGCGCGCGCTGCCCCAGGCGCAGGCCGCCGACGAGCAACAGGAGGAACAGACCGCATGA
- the tal gene encoding transaldolase encodes MTSKLEQLRAMTTVVADTGDIEAVRRLKPVDCTTNPTIVLKALGTPTFADTVAEALRWGRTQGGNHDGVVAAVGDRLAISVGAALAELVPGRVSTEVDADLSFDTEASIAKARAIIKAYDDRGITRDRILIKLASTWEGIRAAEVLQKEGIDCNLTLLFNKAQAIACADAGVFLISPFVGRILDWHVKASGKTFTAEDDPGVLSVRSIYDYYKSNGIDTIVMGASFRNTGEIEALAGCDRLTISPALLEELDAAEGTLERKLSPEKVAKVSPVKMDEKTFRWMLNEDAMATEKLSEGIRAFAKDLGSLRAMIDKELKAAA; translated from the coding sequence ATGACATCCAAGCTTGAACAACTGCGTGCGATGACGACCGTCGTGGCCGATACCGGCGATATCGAAGCCGTACGCCGCCTGAAGCCGGTCGATTGCACGACCAACCCCACCATCGTCCTGAAGGCGCTCGGCACGCCGACGTTCGCCGACACGGTCGCTGAAGCCCTGCGCTGGGGCCGTACGCAGGGCGGCAATCACGATGGCGTCGTCGCCGCTGTCGGCGACCGCCTCGCCATCTCGGTCGGTGCGGCACTTGCGGAACTCGTGCCCGGCCGCGTCTCGACCGAAGTCGACGCCGACCTCTCCTTCGACACCGAGGCCTCCATCGCCAAGGCCCGCGCGATCATCAAGGCCTACGATGACCGCGGCATCACCCGCGACCGCATCCTCATCAAGCTCGCCTCCACCTGGGAGGGCATCCGCGCTGCCGAAGTGCTGCAGAAGGAAGGCATCGACTGCAACCTGACGCTGCTCTTCAACAAGGCCCAGGCCATCGCCTGCGCCGATGCCGGCGTCTTCCTCATCTCGCCCTTCGTCGGCCGCATCCTCGACTGGCACGTCAAGGCCTCCGGCAAGACCTTCACGGCCGAGGACGATCCGGGCGTGCTGTCGGTCCGCTCGATCTACGACTACTACAAGTCCAACGGCATCGACACGATCGTCATGGGCGCCTCCTTCCGCAACACGGGTGAAATCGAAGCGCTGGCCGGCTGCGACCGCCTGACGATCAGCCCTGCCCTGCTCGAAGAACTCGACGCGGCCGAAGGCACGCTGGAGCGCAAGCTCTCGCCGGAAAAGGTCGCCAAGGTCTCGCCCGTCAAGATGGACGAGAAGACCTTCCGCTGGATGCTGAACGAAGACGCCATGGCCACCGAGAAGCTTTCCGAAGGCATCCGCGCCTTCGCCAAGGACCTCGGCAGCCTCCGCGCCATGATCGACAAGGAACTGAAGGCGGCGGCGTAA
- a CDS encoding putative glycolipid-binding domain-containing protein, translating to MFPPLTLKTVRWRPFEGEGLEHLTVRMTGGGFRAESTVIGGADAGRYGVRYAIDLDEQWRVRAFAVEETAGRRIAMTADGEGHWQGEDRTSLPAFDGCIDIDLAGSPFTNTLPIRRLALRPEHGTARLKMVYVPFDTFRPFPDGQHYTCLQPAGRYLYEAEDRTFSAELPVDADGFVTDYPTLFARL from the coding sequence ATGTTCCCGCCCCTTACCCTCAAGACGGTCCGATGGCGTCCGTTCGAGGGCGAGGGGCTGGAGCACCTCACCGTGCGGATGACGGGCGGCGGTTTTCGCGCTGAAAGCACCGTCATCGGCGGGGCTGACGCCGGACGCTATGGTGTACGCTATGCGATCGACCTCGATGAGCAATGGCGCGTGCGTGCCTTTGCCGTCGAAGAAACGGCAGGCCGGCGCATCGCGATGACTGCCGACGGCGAGGGCCATTGGCAGGGGGAGGATCGCACGTCGCTCCCCGCCTTCGATGGCTGCATCGACATCGATCTCGCCGGCTCGCCCTTCACGAACACGTTGCCGATCCGCCGGCTCGCTCTTCGGCCCGAACACGGCACCGCCCGCCTGAAAATGGTCTACGTGCCATTCGACACCTTTCGGCCGTTTCCGGACGGGCAGCATTACACCTGCCTTCAGCCGGCAGGCCGCTACCTCTACGAAGCGGAAGACCGAACGTTCAGCGCGGAACTTCCGGTCGACGCCGACGGCTTCGTAACGGACTACCCCACCCTATTCGCAAGACTCTGA
- a CDS encoding pyridoxamine 5'-phosphate oxidase family protein, which yields MSNLTRARENPKEQLFDEIDRVHAGMLGIEGSHMHMQPMAPQLDRQTATIWFFTKTDAEIVETISPASRAHFCVVGKDHDYHACVAGRISVRKDAAKVDEYWSSVVEAWFDHGKDDPTLTMLALEIEDVEIWASTGSKLKFGWEIAKANLNPDEEPDVGVKAHLVFNSGSADHLRHMI from the coding sequence ATGTCCAATCTCACCCGAGCGCGTGAAAATCCGAAAGAACAGCTTTTCGACGAGATCGACCGCGTCCATGCCGGCATGCTCGGCATCGAGGGCAGCCATATGCACATGCAACCGATGGCGCCGCAGCTCGACCGACAGACGGCGACCATCTGGTTCTTTACCAAGACGGACGCGGAAATCGTCGAAACCATTTCACCGGCCTCGCGGGCGCATTTCTGCGTGGTCGGCAAGGACCATGACTACCATGCCTGCGTCGCCGGCCGCATTTCCGTGCGCAAGGATGCCGCCAAGGTCGATGAATACTGGAGTTCGGTGGTCGAGGCCTGGTTCGACCACGGCAAGGACGACCCGACGCTCACCATGCTCGCCCTCGAGATCGAGGACGTGGAAATCTGGGCTTCGACCGGCAGCAAGCTGAAATTCGGCTGGGAGATCGCCAAGGCGAACCTCAACCCCGACGAAGAACCCGACGTCGGCGTGAAGGCCCATCTCGTCTTCAACAGCGGCTCGGCCGATCACCTGCGTCACATGATCTGA
- a CDS encoding sugar-binding transcriptional regulator, whose amino-acid sequence MARLRRDTHTAYSESAALRLRAAWLYYNQGLTQKDVAEKIGVSRTTVIRMLDEALKRSEVQIWINEGIADCVDLAGRLEKAYGLDEAVVVPAADNAEATAKSVGLALGQFLTEAIPDDCTVGVGWGRTLTASLASFRPARRERVKVVSLLGGVVEAHHINPIEYTWQLASQLGAECYLFLAPLLVDSGETKRSLIEKCGLKTLFDLAENMDIAVVSCGDIGPRSSSLSRDFIARNELEELIAAGCVCDTMCNFLDAEGHTIDHPIRHRVMSIDLDTVKKARHIVLVSGGAHRAPAIRATIRRVGCNTLITDEGAAQAMLRLAEKSAAA is encoded by the coding sequence GTGGCCAGGCTCCGGCGCGATACACACACGGCCTATTCGGAATCGGCGGCGCTGCGGTTGCGCGCTGCCTGGCTCTACTACAATCAGGGCCTCACCCAGAAGGATGTGGCGGAGAAGATCGGCGTCAGCCGCACCACCGTCATCCGCATGCTCGACGAGGCGCTGAAGCGTTCGGAGGTGCAGATCTGGATCAACGAGGGCATCGCCGATTGCGTGGATCTCGCGGGCCGGCTGGAAAAGGCCTATGGGCTGGACGAGGCGGTGGTGGTGCCGGCGGCGGACAATGCCGAGGCGACCGCCAAGAGCGTCGGTCTTGCGCTCGGCCAGTTCCTCACCGAAGCGATCCCGGACGATTGCACGGTGGGCGTCGGCTGGGGGCGCACGCTGACCGCCTCGCTTGCGAGCTTCCGCCCGGCGCGGCGCGAGCGGGTGAAGGTCGTCTCGCTGCTCGGCGGCGTGGTGGAGGCGCACCACATCAATCCCATCGAATATACCTGGCAGCTGGCGAGCCAGCTCGGCGCGGAATGCTATCTGTTCCTCGCGCCGTTGCTCGTCGACAGCGGCGAGACCAAGCGCAGCCTGATCGAGAAATGCGGGCTGAAGACGCTGTTCGACCTGGCGGAGAACATGGATATCGCCGTGGTGAGCTGCGGCGATATCGGCCCGCGCTCCAGTTCGCTCTCCCGCGACTTCATCGCCCGCAACGAGCTGGAGGAACTGATCGCCGCCGGCTGCGTCTGCGATACGATGTGCAATTTCCTCGATGCGGAGGGGCACACGATCGACCACCCGATCCGCCATCGCGTCATGTCCATCGACCTCGATACCGTGAAGAAGGCGCGCCACATCGTGCTCGTTTCCGGCGGTGCGCACCGGGCGCCGGCCATCCGCGCCACCATTCGCCGCGTCGGCTGCAACACGCTGATCACCGACGAGGGGGCAGCGCAGGCCATGCTGCGGCTGGCGGAGAAATCCGCCGCCGCCTGA
- a CDS encoding TIGR00282 family metallophosphoesterase — translation MRFLFLGDMVGKTGRTAVWERLPGLISDFKLDFVVVNGENAAGGFGITEDIFQETINAGADVVTTGNHVWDQKEAVGFAGRHDQFLRPANYPAGTPGRGANLFIARNGARVLVANIMGRVFMHPELDDPFTAGETILASCPLGEQADAIIFDFHAEATSEKQCFGHFVDGRASVVVGTHTHVPTADCQILNGGTAYMSDAGMCGDYDSSLGMDKEEPLNRFISKMPKGRFEAASGPATICGLAVEISDRTGLAEKVAPLRLGPRLAEAVPDFWR, via the coding sequence ATGCGTTTTCTCTTTCTCGGCGACATGGTGGGCAAGACCGGACGGACAGCCGTCTGGGAGCGCCTGCCGGGCCTGATCAGCGATTTCAAGCTGGATTTCGTCGTCGTCAACGGGGAGAACGCGGCCGGCGGCTTCGGCATCACGGAAGACATTTTCCAGGAGACGATCAACGCCGGCGCCGACGTCGTGACGACCGGCAACCATGTATGGGACCAGAAGGAGGCCGTCGGCTTCGCCGGCCGGCATGACCAGTTCCTGCGGCCCGCCAACTATCCCGCCGGCACGCCCGGGCGTGGCGCGAACCTCTTCATCGCCCGCAACGGCGCGCGCGTGCTCGTCGCCAACATCATGGGCCGCGTCTTCATGCATCCCGAGCTGGACGATCCTTTCACGGCGGGTGAAACGATCCTGGCCTCCTGCCCGCTCGGCGAGCAGGCCGACGCCATCATCTTCGATTTCCACGCCGAGGCGACGAGCGAGAAGCAGTGCTTCGGCCATTTCGTCGACGGGCGCGCCAGCGTCGTCGTCGGCACGCACACCCATGTGCCGACCGCCGACTGCCAGATCCTCAACGGCGGCACCGCCTATATGTCCGATGCCGGCATGTGCGGCGATTACGATTCCTCGCTCGGCATGGACAAGGAAGAGCCGCTCAACCGCTTCATCTCGAAAATGCCGAAGGGCCGCTTCGAGGCGGCCTCCGGCCCCGCGACGATCTGCGGCCTGGCGGTCGAGATCTCCGACCGTACGGGCCTTGCCGAAAAGGTGGCGCCGCTCCGCCTCGGGCCGCGCCTCGCCGAGGCGGTGCCGGATTTCTGGCGCTGA
- the gap gene encoding type I glyceraldehyde-3-phosphate dehydrogenase, whose amino-acid sequence MTVKVAINGFGRIGRNVLRAIVESGRTDIEVVAVNDLGPVETNAHLVRYDSVHGKFPGTVTVTGDTIDVGRGPIRVTAIRDPKELPWGDVDIALECTGLFTTKEKASAHLANGSKRVIVSAPCDNADKTIVYGVNHNSLTKDDRVISNASCTTNCLAPVAYVLDKAFGIEKGYMTTVHSYTGDQPTLDTMHKDLYRARAAALSMIPTSTGAAKAVGLVLPQLKGKLDGSAIRVPTPNVSVVDLKFVPKRNVTAEEVNAAIKEAAEGELKGILDYVTGPLVSIDFNHDSHSSNFAADQTKVLDGNLVRILSWYDNEWGFSNRMSDTAVAFGKLI is encoded by the coding sequence ATGACTGTGAAAGTTGCCATCAACGGTTTTGGCCGCATCGGCCGCAACGTGCTGCGCGCAATCGTGGAATCCGGCCGTACCGATATCGAAGTCGTTGCCGTCAACGACCTCGGCCCGGTCGAAACCAATGCGCACCTCGTTCGCTATGACTCCGTGCACGGCAAGTTCCCGGGCACCGTCACCGTTACCGGCGACACGATCGACGTCGGCCGCGGCCCGATCCGCGTCACCGCCATCCGCGACCCGAAGGAACTGCCCTGGGGCGACGTCGACATCGCGCTGGAATGCACCGGCCTCTTCACCACGAAGGAAAAGGCCTCCGCGCATCTTGCCAACGGCTCCAAGCGCGTCATCGTGTCGGCTCCGTGCGACAACGCCGACAAGACCATCGTCTACGGCGTCAACCACAATTCGCTGACCAAGGACGACCGCGTCATCTCCAACGCCTCGTGCACGACGAACTGCCTTGCACCCGTCGCCTACGTTCTCGACAAGGCCTTCGGCATCGAGAAGGGCTACATGACGACGGTTCACTCCTACACGGGTGACCAGCCGACCCTCGACACCATGCACAAGGACCTCTACCGCGCCCGCGCTGCGGCCCTGTCCATGATCCCGACCTCGACGGGTGCCGCCAAGGCCGTCGGCCTCGTGCTGCCGCAGCTCAAGGGCAAGCTCGACGGTTCGGCCATCCGCGTGCCGACCCCGAACGTCTCGGTCGTCGATCTGAAGTTCGTGCCGAAGCGCAACGTCACGGCCGAAGAAGTCAACGCTGCCATCAAGGAAGCCGCTGAAGGCGAACTGAAGGGCATCCTCGACTACGTCACCGGCCCGCTCGTCTCGATCGACTTCAACCACGACAGCCATTCGTCGAACTTCGCCGCCGACCAGACCAAGGTCCTCGACGGCAACCTGGTGCGTATCCTCTCCTGGTACGACAACGAGTGGGGCTTCTCGAACCGCATGTCCGACACGGCGGTCGCCTTCGGCAAGCTGATCTAA